The window CTAGTTGCCAAACATTCTTCCTCTCCCATAACTTCTCTTTTTCCCCATTCCTGTCTCCAAATGACCCTGTTTGGAGTGGATGGTAGCCGAAACCTGGCTTTGCGGTGGTTGCTCTCATTTGATAGTGCTGCCCTTTGGGCTGGAGAAGACACCTAAATGCAAGACGGCAACGGCCGGGGCAAATAGTTGATGAGTCATTTAATATCTGGAGCACGCAGGCTTCTTCGTTCCCAGAGAGACAGGCAATGATGGTGATGACACTCCTCGAAGCCCCACAAAGGCTGCTTTTCATGAGCGAGCTTTCCAGGAATTAACCCCTCCGAGCCTAACTTCAACCTATGCGGACAACAGATGCCATTATGATGTGCTCTTCTTGTTCCTGGGTTGtcagtgtcatttcctaattggttctatcatcaaaacatgggaaATGTTTACAAAAATGGCCAAACTTTGTTTTTCCAGGAAGGATCCCATGCAATAGCagattttgcaatagtttttcaataaatatctcgtCATGtctcacaaaaatgaagtttattaTAAGCCTCCATTTATATAGTAACTCCCTGACATTGGTGGTTAGTAGTGACTAATATAGAATTTGCTCTGAGCTTCAGTGTGAgctatggaattattattattgtatatttattattattattattattattattattattaggcttgggcggtttcgttcgttaatttcataattcgttattaattcgtatttaaattagcttacgatccaatattgagccgtgcaggaattgtgtgaggagtaataaagattcgaaacaattttttcaatttatttcgtaattatttcgtaattttttcgtaattttttcgtaattttttcgtaatgatttccgcatgtctggtgcaagttttatagttgttgtttgttttatcacaccaacagtcaacaacagagggagagggaagcttcagaagttcctcctgtcccatttggaggtttttttttagcatattattattattattattattattattattatttgctttatttctataccgcgtttctcaacctataataggtgactcaatgcggtttacacaatattaattaccacaacaataacaattaaaacacagcataccccataacaaacacacaaccattcatacagtgcctcgatcgcaaccaagatccagtctcatatccttataccgttcctatgttcagtttaccgtcattctgtgtacaattgcgctgattagccaaacgctaattgcgcaatctcgtccgccattaacgaatcaattcgtaattttatgaaatttcgtaaatttcgaaattttttaaaggaaaatttcagaattatttaaaaaaacaaaacgagtttagaaccaaatttttccgtggttacccaagacttattattattgttattattattattattattattattattattattctgctgaatttattattattctccttttgttttcttccattttttctacTTTTATGACACTATTTTTCCTTGCCAAGATATCCAGCAATTTCTAGGCATTTGCTGCCTCCTTGTGGCCATTGCTGTTGTTGCTCTGTGATCgtttatgtgtattttatatatgtttctgtgtatgtatatatgtgaataatgtgtatgtggttttgtgtatatgtgtatatgtgtgtattataaatgtgtatgtatagatatgttatataggtgtatatgtgtgtgtatatattcatatgtataggtgtgtatttatatgtacatATGTGTCTTTGCCTGTGTTtctatgtatatgtgtaaatgtgtatatgtgaatgcatatatgtatagattcgtatgtacatatatatgtttctatgtatatgtgtctgtgtatatgtgaatgcatatatgtatagattcgtatgtacatatatatgtttctatgtatatgtgtctgtgtatttgtaaatgtgttatatatgtatatatgtgtgtgtatgtgtaaatgtgttgcaaacaattacgaaataaattgaaaaattcgtttcgatttttagttgctcctgcatggctcaatatcggatcgtaagctaatttaaatacgaatcaataacgaattacgaaattaacgaacgaaaccgcccagcccttatttatatgtatatattttatgtgtaaATGTGTtgcatatgtgtttatatatgtgtgtgtgtgtatgtataaatgtgttatatgtagaatcatagaatcatagaatcctagagttggaagagacctcatgggccatccagtccaaccccattctgccaagaagcaggaatattgcattcaaatcacccctgtgtgtatgtgtgtatgtactgTATATATGTGCGTATGTAAATgtgttatatatgtatgtatatctgtgcATGTGTAAATGTGTCATATATGTGTATGAATATCTGtgctatgtgtatgtatatatgtgtatgtttaaaTGTGTTGTATATGCatatctgtatatgtgtatgtatacatatgcaTTTATATGGTCCTTATGGTTTTcctcaactctgtgattccataattctatagttactcagcctctgtttaataaccTCACCAACCTatggtatgccttcaagtcattttcaacttatggagAATCTAAAGTGAccttattataatatatattatatattataatattatatttatatttatatttatatttatatttatatttatatttatatttatatttatatttatatttatatttatatttatatttattattattatttccatgacTGATCCGGGATCCCTAActctacctattattattattactattattattattttgtttattattattattattattattattattattattgataccccgcttttctctccacaaggagactcaaagtctACTCACAAACGCCATTGTGGCCAAAACTATCAATATCCCCCCTCCCAACCACAACCTCCTCCAAGACATAACAAACAACAGTGACATCCCAATGTGTATTTATTGGTTTTTCAAAAGAGTACAGAGCTTTATTTTGTAAAACAAACAGAGAGATAGAAGATGTTGATTGAAACCATAACAGTGATGGAGACCATGCTAAGGCCAGGCAGTTCATGTGGGACTCCATAGTTTTTCAAGGATTTCGGCTACAATTTCAAGGATTTTGGTTACAATTCTGTAGTGGTTTTTACACTGGCATAAAGACCATTATGCTAATGTGGCAGCCattaggagaaaaataaaataataatcattatttagAATGAAAATAAGATTCCTACCTGAATACTGGAAAGACCACCTCAAGGGAGATTTTGCAAATAGGCAAAAGCCTACAAACGGTATTGATCGACATGAGGTCAGAACGATCTGGTCAAAGTTTGTACTTGCCAATGTTTGGATTGGCCAATGTTTGTTTTAGCTAATGTTGACAATAGATATGAAAGAGAATTTGGCAGGACGCAGAAATCAATATATTGATCCAAGAtttggaacatctaaggtcatatggtgagagagcgccatcTTCTGTCTacttaatgtaaatagcaggcaatttcagaaaCACTTTTATTTTAAGCCAATTCCTTTGGTCCTCATATTAGGAAATGAATTATAACGAAGTAATTATGGCTGGATTGATTaggagattgccttgatcaaatcttatgttataaACCTATAAAGTTATAATTCATTTAAAGATTTAAAGGAATTAAAGCAATTGAATGTATCATGTTAGAATAATGGGTGAAAGTTGAGATAAGTTATATAACTGAGCAGATGTTTGGGGTCACAACGTGCTTGCCAAGAAGATGTCCTTGGCAACTATATATGAAaacacctgttaatgattgtattgtgtaaatgtcagattTGTTCTGAGCATGTGTAAAACTAGCAATTTTATGCTATAAAAACTGGACAAATGCGACATCAGGTGGTGTCAGCCCTTGGTTATGCTGAACACCCTATACTCCGGAGATAGAATAAACGCCTGGAAATCTGCCAAGctgtttctcaatcttcttccttctccaaaggtACTCTCATGATCCCACGTAACGTATATTCCACGACACAAACACTTAGATTTACTTTGAGGTTAGACAACAATCGTATCCAGTGTAGGTTTTCAGAAGTATCAATATAGGTCaggttctcaaattgtgctccgtggagcccttggAGTCTCCGTGGAGTCTCCAGCAATTCAACATACAGTGTTCTCCCACTACTTATTGCGGAttcgctgtttcacgggtttttccTCTTATCATCTATTCAAGTGTGATAAAGGGGTTTTTTAAAGTAATAAAACTGGGTGGAAAACAAATACCACTCTTCTTGGCTACCAAAAGAAAGACTTGGATTTCTTAAGGACTTTacccttactttgaaaggagttgttctactccagaaactacatttgaagtacagtgttccctcacttattgcgggtcttacgttccaggaccacgttccaagtgaaaatccgcgaagtagggacaaggaggaagaggaggaggaaaaggggagctGTTGACAACACTTCCAGGCTGGGCTAAGACCTGGTCTTCTGTGCTTGGcgtagggaggaggaagaggaggaggaagaagaatgcGAGGAGGATCCAGGTGCTGGGCCTTACCCTGGGGCTTGTCTCCAGGAGCAGAGGAAGCAACGAGGAGGGGAGGCTGCCGCTGAAGAGGGCTAGACCAAGGCCCAACCCAGAGACAAGCCCCAGGGTAAGACCCAGCACCTGGATCCTCCTCCTCgcattccttttcctcttcctcctcctcttcctggtcCCTACTTCATTGTCCCTTGGGTGCCAAGCACAGAAGACCAGGTCTCAGCCCAGCCTGGAAGTCAACAGCTCCCAaggggcctccaaagaaggagcaagTAGCAgcagatcctcctcctcctccttctcctcctcctccttgtcagaATTATTGAAGGTATGCATGTATgatttttcaatgtgcttctataTGATTAAGAATGAtgttcatatgtattcaagatggattctgttaTGTTCAATTATGTGTTGGAATTGTTGTTGTAAGAGACAGAGAGGTACAGAGAGAAGAGACCTTGACAGAAGTTAAATAACGAGTTTCTCTAGCTGGGAAGAAATAGGGAGTATCCAGCTTACAGCCAGAGAGACTGATAAGCACATGTTCTGAAACTGTACTGAAGCTGTGCTTTATAGTTCCCGATTTTGCCCACTTAGAAGTAGACGTGTTGAGATGTAAACTTTATGTTATTTTGGAAACTGGAAGACTGCAGTGTCCTGATTTGTGTCTGTGTGATCTAGTAACCTCATCCGCTGTGCATAGTACACCGAATTTCACTCtgacactcctcctcctcctcctcctcctcctccctacttcgtggattttcacttatcgtgggtggtcctggaacataacacccacaataagtaaGGGAACACAGCAATTCAAAAtgtagtttctggagtagaacaactcctttcaaagtaaggaccgcacaattaaaaaGGGATGGCACTTTCAGACCAGGAAGAGAACATTTCTGTTCCTGGCTCTCCCACCTcccattcctcttcctcctcctcttcctcgtcccTACTTCCTCATCCCTTGGGCACCGAGCGCAGAAGATCAGGTCTCAGCCCAGCTTGGAAGCGGCGTAAACAGCtcccaaggggcctccaaggaaggagtgaGGTGCAGCAGAGGTGGCGAGGAGGGGGAGTCTGCCGCCGAAGAGGACTGTGCTGAGGCCCAGCCCAGATACAAACCCCATGGTAAGGCCCGGCACATGGCTTCCCcaaccctcctccttctcctcctactccttgtccctacttcacggattttcacttattgcgggtggtcctggaatgtaacacccgtgataagtgaaggaGCACTATACTTCAAAATGTAGTTTCTAGAGtagaacaactcctttcaaagtaaggaccgcacaattaaaaaGGGATGGCACTTTCAGACcaggataatataatataaatgggttcctgaatgaagtgcatacaacaaaaataccacttatataagataaacaataatataattcaacaacagtatataaatatgctgCACTGTTCAAGCTCACAGCGACAACAATATCGTCCAAattttagtacagtcgtatcttcttatGAGTAGCTTGTATTTTACACATTAAGAAATTAGTTAAGTCTTCACACTTGTTCTTACATCAATATTTGTTGAACATATCAATTAAATACCATAAGTTACAACACATTTGagtacttacaaagttatacacttgagaaTTTGTGAGTACCCTCTTACTGTGTAAAATACTTTAATATTACTACAAAATAATCATTTTCAACATAGTAATTTTCAAACTCTCATAGCCACATTTCGTTCCTTGATGTAgatactagggctgtccaaacacggaaaaatttgtttctaaactcgattcgtttttaggggttttttgcgttttgttatttaaaagaattccgaaattttccttaaaaaaagttcgatatttacgaaatttcggaaatcataaaacaattacgaaacaattacgaatcgattatgaatcgattcgttaatggtggccgcgctcgcgcaatacgctaaaaaaacttctgaagcttccctctccctctgttgttgactgttggtgtgataattatattttttttcactgagaaaacaaacagcaaccctaaacccgcaccagacatgcggaaataataacgaaacatttacgaatcaataacaaatcaatagcgaatcaataacgaaacaattacgaaacaattacaaaacgaattggaaaaatttgtttcgttttttagttgctcctgaatggttcaatattgctttgttataaaaaaaataacgaatttttaacgaattacgaaattacgaaacgaaaccgcccagccctagtagataccACTGAGTCAAAAATCTGTATCTCCTGAGGAGAACAAAttctcaagtgtataactttgtaagtactCAAATGTGTTGTAACTTATGGTATTTAATGGATATGTTCAACAAATATTGATGTAATAACAAGTGTGAAAACTAATTTCTTAATGTGTAAAATACTTTAATATTTCTACAAAACAATCatagtgcagcatgtttatatactgttgttgaattatattattgtttatcttatataagtggtatttttgttgtatgcactttcagaccaggaacagaacatttcttttcaaaatttgttacatagtgtaggcCTTTCTTTAGATGAGATCAACCATCAGCTTTGAGCCTTAGCTATCTGGGAAGAGCAGGAACCCTGAGAAGATGCTGTCTGCTCCTTCGGTGCCTCCGACGAGAGAGTTCTTCTCCGTCGGCTCCAACCACACCGACTCTTCTTGCGCCATGCGGAGGACCACACCACCGGTGGTGACTTGGAAGGAGTTGTAGACAAAGTCACAGAAGGCCACCACCCGTTCCCCTCGCTCGTTGCCACGGCCTTTCTTCAGCTGGAGGCAGAGGTTTCCGCGGGAGCTGACGTGGTAAGTGAAGTAGTAGAGGCCTGGGATCTCGCATTTGAATCGGCCGTAGCGAGTCTCGTAGTTCCTATTGACGTTGGTGATGATCTGGTCGAAGCGGACCTGTGATGAATAAAATATGATGTTTAGATTGAATGAAATTGTACAAAGAAtgtatggataataataataataataataataataataataataataataataattgtggattgactacaaaaaagcctttgactcactctcacacagttggatcatcaagtgcctagacaccatcgggatttgtaaaaatgttggtacttttattgaaaatatgatgaagcactggaaaacggaactgtttgttggaaatgaaaacgATGGCCTcagaagaggaattttccagggagactaattgtccccactgcttttcatcattgccatgatccctctgtcaacaatcttacaaaaaacaaacctcggCTATCAGACGTAtcagagatctcacaaaatttcacatttgctgtacatggatgacctgaagctgtatgggaaaaccgaaactgaaatccagtctctgactaacactgtccgaatctttagcacgaatatcaacatggagtttggtttggacaaatgttcaaagggaaaaataattgaaagtgagggcataaatatgcccaatggccaagcaatCAAGTGTCACCaaccagaggcctataaatatctgggcatactacagctggacaatagggctgggcaaccacagaaaaatttgtttctaaactcgattcgtttttagggggtttttgcgtttcgatttttaaaagaattctgaaattttcctttaaaaaaagttcgaaatttacgaaatttcggaaattacgaaacaattacgaaacaattacgaatcgattcgttaatggcaggcgCGATCGCCCAATATGCTAAAAGaaacctctccctctgttgttgactgttggtgtgataatttattttttttatcactgataaaacaaacgactataaaacttgcaccagacatacggaaataataacgaaatgatttcgaaacaattacgaaacaattacgaaacgaattggaaaaattcgtttcgttttttagttgctcctgaatggttcaatatcgttcgttaacaaaaaaaataatgaattaataacgaattacgaaattaacgaacgaaaccgcccagccctagtacccaccacataatgtaaacatcggatatgcaggatgtattttcattcacaggaccaaatttggcacaaatacccaatatacccaaatttgagtattggtggggttggaaggggttgattttgtcatttgggagttgtagttgctgggatttatagctcacctaccatcaaagagcattttgaactccaccaacaatggaattgaaccaatgggttgttgtaggtttttcgggctatatggccacgttctagaagcattctctcctgacgttccatctgaatctatggcaagcatcctcagaggttgtgaggtctgatctctgaggatgcttgccctagatgcaggtgaaaagtcaggaaagaatgcttttagaacatggccatatagcacgaaaaaccaacaacaacccagtgattccagccatgaaagccttcaacaatacaacgaattgaaccaaacttggcacacagaatgtccttgaccaatagaaaatactgaaagggtttggtgggcattgaccttgagtttgggagttgtagttccacctacatccagagagcactgtggaatcaaacaatgatggatttggaccaaacttggcacaaatactcaatatgccctaatgtgaacactgctagagtttggagaaaatagaccttggcatttgggagttgttgttgctaggatgtgtagttcacctataatcaaagagcaccttgtaccccaccaatgagagaattgggccaaaccccccaCTCAGAACCcatataaccaacagaaaatactgggatttGGAAGGAATTGACACTGATTTAGGggatatgtagttcacctacctccagggaGCATTgtattcctaagaccatcagaaatatgcgctttctggtggtttttggcaaccttTCTGACACCACCcttgtgacctccccaggggGTCTCGACCCCAACGTTGACCTCCCCAGGGGGTCtcgacccccacgttgagaaatgCTGAGTTAAGTCAACCCAGTGGCTCAATCAGTTAAGGAAGTCAAACAAGGCtgcttaagaaggaaaaccaattataacttaaggaagcaaagccaacATCTGTCCGGGAACTGATGGAGTCTGGATGCTTTAGTAATTTACAACTATCAGAACAACAACTGCTGTATAAGAGACATTTTactattccaaaattgtggcagacctgaggagtctggtcaCCTGCCATCTTCTCCAAGGAACACAGGAAGGTGGTGTAGTTGCAGAATGGCAGTTTTGGTGGGAATGCAAGCTGGCCTACTTTGGGGTCTCTTTTCCAGGAGAAGcgatcagaggtggccctaggtaattttcaacggtaagcaaacagtattttggtgcccccccccaaccaatcattgatatatattttctgtttgtcgtgggagttctgtgtgccacaaccaaccaatcattgatatatattttctgttcgtcgtgggagttctgtgtgccacaaccaaccaatcattgatatatattttctgtttctcgtgggagttctgtgtgccatatttggttcaattccatcattggaggagttcagaatgctctttgattgtaggtgaactatacatcccagtaactacacttgccgcacttcctcccttgcctggcccgctttgggtcaggaggcgtgcctgaagaccccggcgtgtgcaccaaaagtcacctcttctcctgactttctcctcagccattgggaccaagagagagagagagagaaagagaggtggagatgcccacctttcctgaaggtaggtgcaaaaacaaaggagggagcggaggtgggagatacctccagccggagggtctctctctctctctctctctctctctcttggtcccaatggctgaagagaaagtcaggagaagtggCGACTCTTGGTGctcacgctggggtcttcagacacacctccggacccaaagcgggccagacaCGGCGGCTCCGCCTCTTGGCCCAcccatggattggggagaggagaggaggcgggtggagcgccatgggatcgggaaagggagccggtcatggggaagggatcgaacggggagaacgattgagtgctggctctgctcgcgtacccggtggccgggtggagcaggaacaagaggggctaggcgaggctcaagggcccggcccctttgggaagaggatcgcccggcagcaaggcaagaaggccgaggctccccctggactgctagggctgttgtgagctgagggggcgctcctcaagtggcggtcgaggggcatttacagaggcgcctctgcgcccctagcaaaaaaaagtgttctgcgaccgcttacttcgcgtaatggacgagccgcccctggaagCGATGGTAATGTGTGAATGTAAGAGTCAGTGCTTATATGTGTCTGAAACTTGAGTGGAATGTAATATTCCCTATCTAGTAGCGATAGTCTGTATGTTACGTTCTTTCTCTGTATTGCTCTGTAGTATATTCTGTCTCAATGTGAACAAAATAAAGTTTGAAAAGTATTACGACAGACCGGCTGCCCCCGCCGTGGCGACAGGGTAATTCCTCGTATGGCTGAGAAGGCTGATTTGAGGGAGGTCTTGGAGTCACCGGAATCGCCCTTCTGCCCACGCGAACCGGGCACACCAGGCGGGCCCTTGGAACCCGTGTTTCCTCGGGGACCCACTTTCCCCGGATAACCTGGCTCTCCCGGTTCTCCTGGTTCTCCCACATCTCTGTAGTCGTCAACTGTCCCTGGAGGACCTACAGAGCAAAGAATAGACTGACTTCATTGTCATTGTCCATtagacaac is drawn from Anolis sagrei isolate rAnoSag1 chromosome 13, rAnoSag1.mat, whole genome shotgun sequence and contains these coding sequences:
- the C1QB gene encoding complement C1q subcomponent subunit B, yielding MLSAEKVVIWALLVCLPASKMAGASSCQGPTLIPGIPGMPGAPGPNGRDGGDGTKGERGPPGTVDDYRDVGEPGEPGEPGYPGKVGPRGNTGSKGPPGVPGSRGQKGDSGDSKTSLKSAFSAIRGITLSPRRGQPVRFDQIITNVNRNYETRYGRFKCEIPGLYYFTYHVSSRGNLCLQLKKGRGNERGERVVAFCDFVYNSFQVTTGGVVLRMAQEESVWLEPTEKNSLVGGTEGADSIFSGFLLFPDS